The Mustelus asterias unplaced genomic scaffold, sMusAst1.hap1.1 HAP1_SCAFFOLD_4159, whole genome shotgun sequence genome window below encodes:
- the LOC144490982 gene encoding SLAM family member 9-like, which translates to MGILQLFTVFLSVRVSCAVISASLNSVTNLRVGDDIRFPLPQLASEKQEVTFKRRSPVDFKILAWNSETPERPYRIHPRYSQRVQYQPGGFTQIRNVTLSDEGVYELRTDYLGERLRDSHYSVFELRVFEPVSRPMVVVSSNCTMNCSHSGGKQVTCRWRGRTTDGFRNYTFRGAVLQLRNRSQAEFLTYTCIVENPVSWKISQPVTPQLCTVNPARSRNDWMGFLAPAFCLVTLSLVFVLGFRRQRRAIQSDPNSGGVEEIERGGDCRRGERVGHLSVAV; encoded by the exons TGTTTCTCTCGGTTCGAGTGAGCTGTGCTGTGATATCAGCCTCTCTGAACTCTGTCACTAATCTCCGTGTGGGTGATGATAtccgcttcccgctgcctcagctgGCGAGCGAGAAACAGGAGGTAACGTTTAAACGCCGATCTCCCGTCGATTTTAAAATCCTGGCTTGGAACTCGGAGACTCCGGAGAGACCGTACCGGATTCACCCTCGCTACTCTCAGCGAGTTCAGTACCAGCCGGGTGGATTCACGCAGATTCGGAATGTGACACTGAGTGATGAAGGGGTGTATGAACTTCGAACCGACTACCtcggggagagactgagagacagccaCTACTCTGTGTTTGAGCTGCGTGTGTTCG AGCCGGTGTCCCGGCCGATGGTGGTGGTTAGCAGCAACTGCACCATGAATTGTTCGCACTCCGGAGGGAAGCAGGTAACCTGTCGGTGGAGAGGACGGACAACCGATGGATTCAGGAATTACACCTTCCGAGGAGCAgtgttacagctcaggaacaggagccAGGCAGAATTCCTCACCTACACCTGCATTGTGGAGAACCCTGTCAGCTGGAAAATCAGCCAGCCAGTCACACCGCAGCTCTGCACCGTAAACCCAGCCA GGTCCAGGAATGATTGGATGGGTTTCCTTGCTCCCGCCTTCTGCctcgtcacactctctctcgtgttTGTGCTGGGATTCAGGAGACAAAGACGAGCCATTCAGTCCGATCCAAACA GTGGGGGAGTGGAGGAAATCGAGCGGGGGGGAGATTGTCGGCGGGGAGAGAGAGTTGGACATCTGTCTGTAGCTGTGTGA